The region gttcacaatacatttttggtGCTTAAGTAACCAGTGCGGCATGGTTCATTGTTTCAGGTATAGAGATATAACCCACAGGTTCATTGTTTCATTGGTTCAGGTATAGAGATACAACCCACAGGTTCATTGTTTCATTGGTTCAGGTATAGTGATATAACCCACAGGTTCATTGTTTCATTGGTTCAGGTATAGAGGTATAACCCACTGGTTCATTGGTTCAGGTATAGAGATATAACCCACAGGTTCATTGTTTCATTGGTTCAGGTATAGAGATATAACCCACAGGTTCATTGGTTCAGGTATAGAGATATAACCCACAGGTTCATTGTTTCATTGGTTCAGGTATAGAGATATAACCCACAGGTTCATTGTTTCATTGGTGCAGGTATAGAGATATAACCCATAGGTTTGGGTGGTTCAGGAGGTTCAGGTGGAGGAGTTGAGAATTCGTGAGTCGGAGGAGTCGGAGCGGTCCTCGTACTCCTCCTCATGGGTGTAGAGGGTCTGTTTGGCCCCGGGGGTGGGGGGGATGGGGGCAGGGTGGCAGCCCTCCTCCAGCTGGGAGAGACGGTGCTCTTCCTGGGggcgggaggaggagaggagcggagaggaggaggaggaagaggagaggagcggagagcgtTGGAAGACGCCagtggaggagaaaggagagacgtACTGAGCTGACCTGAGttggtactgctgctgcagtGTCATGGTGTTCCACAGCGTCACGTCGTTGCAGAAGGGTCCGACCTGGCCGCCACGTGTCAGAGAGTTCCTCAGCATCAAGGGGTAGCGGGGGGGATGGGGGAAAGACCCGGGGTGTAGGGCCAGGGGGCCGGACGACGAGTCAGACGAGAAGCGCAGAGACTCAGGCACCCTGAAAGCAGAGCCCACAGACCACTTAGCGGCGGAGGCCAGAGGGTGGTAGGACCCCAGGGGGTGATCGAGGAGGTGGCCATTGGAGGGAAGGACCAGGGTGTCGGGGTGGGGGTGACCCCCCCTGGCCTCCTGGGCCTGGCTGGACAGAAGCACCTCAATGGCCCCCACCAGGTCCCCTCCACACCCCTGCAGGATCAGCTCCAGCACCGGGGGCTTGTGGGATGGGAAGATCTTCTTCAGCACCTCCAGGGGTGGCCGGTTGGCTCGCAGGTTGAAAGGAAGGGAGACAGACCCAGACAGGCCCTCAATCACCAGGCTGTGGTCCACTGGCAGCCCCCCTGCCCCAACACCGGGGTAACCCTTAGTGGGGCTGTCTACCTTGGGCTCTGGAGAGGTGCTGCAGGTCTTGGGGAAGgctagggggagagggaggctggGAAGGGGATGGGGGAAGCTGTAGCGACACTCTTCGGCCTGGTTTGGGGTGCCCGGGGGCTCAGGGGTGAAGCAGGAAGGCTTGGAGCCCTCGGGGGAGCTGCTAGGGTCCTGGTCCTTCTCACTGCCGCTACCACCACCATTCTCCCCACCGGAGTGGTCCCCCGACGTATCCTCACTCAggtctacagagaacacagaaacacatcctcagtcaggactacagagaacacaaaaacacatcctcattcaagactacagagaacacagaaacacatcctcagtcaggactacagagacagaaacacatcctcagtcaggactacagagaacaaagaaacacatcctcagtcaggaaaacagagaacacagaaacacatcctcagtcaggactacagagaacacagaaacacatcttcagtcaggactacagagaacacagaaacacatcctcagtcaggaccacAGAgagcacagaaacacatcctcagtcaggaccacagagaacacagaaacacatcctcagtcaggactacagagaacagaaacacatcctcagtcaggactacagagaacacagaaacacatcctcagtcaggaatacagagacagaaacacatcctcaatcaggactacagagaacacagaaacacatcctcagtcaggattacaaagacagaaacacatcctcagtcaggactacagagacagaaacacatcctcagtcaggactacagagacagaaacacatcctcagtcaggactacagagaacacagaaacacatcctcagtcagaaCTACAGAGAACACAAACACATCCTCATTAAaatgactacagagacagaaacacatcctcag is a window of Oncorhynchus mykiss isolate Arlee chromosome 11, USDA_OmykA_1.1, whole genome shotgun sequence DNA encoding:
- the LOC118937429 gene encoding doublesex- and mab-3-related transcription factor 3-like, with product MNGYGSPYLYMGGPVTQARAPLQRTPKCARCRNHGVLSWLKGHKRYCRFKDCTCEKCILIIERQRVMAAQVALRRQQANESLESLIPESLRALPGITVPGPGEGNQGLQPRSGGMDLLWTSKQTANMQDLSEDTSGDHSGGENGGGSGSEKDQDPSSSPEGSKPSCFTPEPPGTPNQAEECRYSFPHPLPSLPLPLAFPKTCSTSPEPKVDSPTKGYPGVGAGGLPVDHSLVIEGLSGSVSLPFNLRANRPPLEVLKKIFPSHKPPVLELILQGCGGDLVGAIEVLLSSQAQEARGGHPHPDTLVLPSNGHLLDHPLGSYHPLASAAKWSVGSAFRVPESLRFSSDSSSGPLALHPGSFPHPPRYPLMLRNSLTRGGQVGPFCNDVTLWNTMTLQQQYQLRSAQYVSPFSSTGVFQRSPLLSSSSSSSPLLSSSRPQEEHRLSQLEEGCHPAPIPPTPGAKQTLYTHEEEYEDRSDSSDSRILNSST